In the genome of Octopus sinensis linkage group LG12, ASM634580v1, whole genome shotgun sequence, one region contains:
- the LOC115218052 gene encoding ubiA prenyltransferase domain-containing protein 1 homolog, with the protein MAILKELLLSARPWSFSASIVPSIVGIILTNPDHNPSMCLICNTLFTVLLIHAAGNLNNTFCDFINGVDQKDSTHDPTLTDAKLTKDQLLSLLAVCYIGSLFSLTFTVVHSPASHLSLIVLYSLGVVSSLIYTSWIALKYRALGDFLIFLTFGPLVTEFSYLSCSGFLSGRAAVLVLPLATNAVAILHANNMRDEAADRKAAIRTLPMLLGKHISRQLMIGLLFSSYIFFLLIIAFTCNLLFVLPALTAFTLVPLYKRIQEFDMIGLPETLAKLNLVQGLLYCFTLLFSNI; encoded by the coding sequence ATGGCGATTTTGAAAGAGCTGTTGCTGTCAGCCCGACCTTGGTCTTTTTCGGCATCTATCGTCCCTAGTATTGTTGGGATAATCCTAACTAACCCCGACCACAATCCGAGCATGTGCCTTATTTGTAACACATTATTCACTGTACTTTTAATTCACGCTGCTGGTAACCTGAACAACACCTTCTGCGATTTCATAAATGGTGTCGATCAGAAAGATTCTACACACGACCCGACCCTGACCGATGCCAAACTGACCAAAGACCAGCTGTTATCATTGCTAGCCGTTTGCTACATCGGCTCTCTCTTTTCACTCACTTTCACCGTTGTCCATTCCCCGGCTTCACATCTGTCCTTGATTGTTCTGTACAGTCTGGGAGTTGTTAGCAGTTTGATCTACACCAGTTGGATAGCCCTCAAATACAGGGCACTGGGCGATTTCCTGATCTTCTTAACTTTTGGGCCTTTAGTAACAGAGTTTTCTTACCTCAGCTGCAGCGGTTTCTTGTCCGGAAGGGCAGCAGTCCTCGTGCTGCCCCTGGCCACCAATGCGGTCGCCATACTCCACGCTAACAACATGAGAGACGAAGCAGCTGACAGGAAAGCAGCAATTCGCACTCTACCCATGCTACTTGGAAAGCACATTTCTCGCCAGCTGATGATAGGGCTGCTCTTTTCatcttacatattttttctactcATAATCGCTTTCACATGTAACCTGCTCTTTGTTTTGCCGGCATTAACTGCATTTACTCTGGTTCCGCTTTACAAACGCATACAGGAATTTGACATGATCGGACTTCCTGAGACACTAGCCAAACTTAATTTAGTACAAGGTTTGCTCTACTGTTTCACGCTTCTTTTctcaaatatttaa
- the LOC115218051 gene encoding ubiA prenyltransferase domain-containing protein 1 homolog, translating to MQNNSHAKEGNKCRVKKTSLSQELSKYLAALRPWSFTSSFTPVALGSALAYMEHAEFSLLISLVTCLTALSVHAAGNLVNTYVDYVRGIDTKKKKDANHKTLVDSVLMPGDIAWLGGLSYVLGCCGFLLLAYISPARMEHLALIYFGGLSGSFLYTGGLGLKYVALGDVVVFLTFGPLTVVFAFLSQTGELSNEPIFYAIPLAISAEAVLHCNNTRHMESDTDAGIVTLAILLGHTGSYILFVMLLFLPYIAFVYLGLHYSKWYFLPLLTVFESFKLERYFRYRHLEQLPRKVARLNFIFGLLYVIACILALKH from the coding sequence ATGCAAAACAATAGCCATGCTAAAGAAGGAAACAAGTGTCGTGTCAAGAAAACTTCTCTTTCACAGGAATTGTCTAAATACTTAGCAGCCCTTCGACCATGGTCTTTCACATCCTCTTTCACCCCAGTTGCTTTAGGCAGCGCCCTTGCCTATATGGAGCATGCCGAATTTAGCCTTCTCATATCTTTGGTCACCTGTCTCACTGCCCTCTCTGTCCATGCTGCTGGAAACCTTGTCAACACCTACGTCGATTATGTTCGAGGAATCGAcaccaagaaaaagaaagatgctaATCACAAAACATTGGTCGATTCTGTGTTGATGCCGGGTGACATTGCTTGGCTGGGAGGGTTGTCCTACGTGTTGGGATGCTGTGGATTTTTGTTGCTTGCCTATATTTCTCCTGCCCGCATGGAGCACTTGGCCCTTATTTACTTTGGAGGTTTATCCGGAAGTTTCCTTTACACTGGTGGTCTTGGACTGAAGTACGTTGCTCTCGGAGACGTGGTAGTCTTCCTCACTTTTGGTCCCCTTACAGTCGTGTTCGCCTTTCTTTCACAAACCGGTGAACTATCGAACGAACCCATTTTTTATGCCATCCCTTTAGCTATCAGTGCTGAAGCAGTCCTTCATTGCAATAACACTCGACATATGGAAAGTGACACGGATGCTGGGATTGTTACCTTAGCCATTCTGCTGGGCCATACTGGCTCCTACATATTGTTCGTGATGCTTTTATTTCTGCCCTACATTGCCTTTGTCTACTTGGGACTGCATTATTCCAAATGGTATTTTCTACCTCTCTTAACCGTGTTTGAATCCTTTAAATTGGAGAGATATTTTCGTTACCGTCACTTGGAACAATTGCCTCGGAAAGTGGCACGgttgaattttatttttggacTTCTTTATGTTATAGCTTGTATATTGGCACTAAAACACTGA